In a single window of the Myxococcus guangdongensis genome:
- a CDS encoding stage II sporulation protein M, protein MEMAEFIESRRPRWEKLERLLDQSETRGLRGLSLEDARTLGKLYRAVSSDLLWVRARSGSADVSAYLNDLVGRAYALTYPGRRPRFADVWGFVARGFPALFHREVRMYIAAVLLFLAGGGFGYLGMLVDPEAAHYLVPAEHLELDPVQRAADEAKGEGMTADQQAHFSSYLFTHNIQVAFLAFALGVTLGLGTAIMLFVNGLFLGALAQVYAAKGMAGWFWAWILPHGIPEVTAICIAGAAGLVIARGLVAPKGLTRGQALRMEAVTAVKLLFGTLALFVLAGFIEGTVSQIHPPKLSVAFKVTFALVVGSGVYAYLFSDWLRDSHPAEPGSDAPPAS, encoded by the coding sequence ATGGAGATGGCGGAGTTCATCGAGTCGCGCCGGCCTCGCTGGGAGAAGCTCGAACGGCTGCTGGACCAGTCGGAGACCCGGGGCCTCCGGGGCCTGAGCCTGGAGGACGCGAGGACGCTCGGGAAGCTCTACCGCGCCGTGTCGAGCGACCTGCTCTGGGTCCGGGCCCGCAGCGGCTCGGCGGACGTGAGCGCGTACCTGAACGATTTGGTGGGCCGGGCCTATGCGCTGACCTACCCGGGGCGGCGTCCCCGGTTCGCGGACGTGTGGGGCTTCGTGGCTCGGGGCTTCCCGGCGCTCTTCCACCGCGAGGTCCGCATGTACATCGCCGCGGTGCTGCTGTTCCTCGCGGGCGGGGGCTTCGGCTACCTGGGCATGCTGGTGGACCCGGAGGCGGCGCACTACCTGGTGCCCGCCGAGCACCTGGAGCTGGACCCCGTCCAGCGCGCCGCCGACGAGGCGAAGGGCGAGGGGATGACGGCCGACCAGCAGGCCCATTTCTCGTCGTACCTCTTCACGCACAACATCCAGGTGGCCTTCCTGGCCTTCGCCCTGGGGGTGACGCTGGGGCTGGGCACGGCCATCATGTTGTTCGTCAATGGACTGTTCCTGGGCGCGCTCGCGCAGGTGTACGCCGCGAAGGGCATGGCCGGTTGGTTCTGGGCGTGGATCCTCCCGCACGGCATCCCGGAGGTGACGGCCATCTGCATCGCGGGCGCGGCGGGGCTCGTCATCGCGCGGGGGCTGGTGGCCCCCAAGGGGCTCACCCGGGGACAGGCGCTGCGCATGGAGGCGGTGACGGCGGTGAAGCTGCTGTTCGGCACGCTCGCGCTGTTCGTGCTCGCGGGCTTCATCGAGGGCACCGTGTCGCAAATCCATCCGCCCAAGCTGTCGGTGGCCTTCAAGGTGACGTTCGCCCTGGTGGTGGGCTCGGGCGTCTATGCGTACCTGTTCTCGGACTGGCTGCGAGACTCCCACCCGGCCGAGCCAGGCTCGGACGCTCCCCCGGCGTCCTGA
- a CDS encoding outer membrane beta-barrel protein → MRTLLCAFTFALALLGAAPAHAQFANRSLGLSLGYMDFNRTKGLDDAFFLGIDASLYIENGFELVSLSKVAFPRDTTDPARKRVVGLAPSLGIRYLLMEESIRPYLGSDISYLIVFKESMSNFVGIGPNAGVDFFMSDSVSVGLRAQYNFYIALNEKTQNSLTLSAGVAAYF, encoded by the coding sequence ATGCGTACCTTGCTCTGTGCTTTCACCTTTGCGCTGGCCCTGCTCGGGGCGGCCCCGGCCCACGCCCAGTTCGCCAATCGCAGCCTCGGGTTGTCGTTGGGCTACATGGACTTCAACCGCACCAAGGGGTTGGACGACGCCTTCTTCCTGGGCATCGACGCGAGCCTCTACATCGAGAACGGCTTCGAGCTGGTGTCCCTGTCGAAGGTGGCCTTCCCCCGCGACACCACGGACCCGGCCCGGAAGCGCGTGGTGGGCCTGGCCCCGTCGCTGGGCATCCGCTACCTGCTGATGGAGGAGAGCATCCGCCCCTACCTCGGCTCCGACATCAGCTACCTCATCGTCTTCAAGGAGAGCATGAGCAACTTCGTCGGCATCGGTCCCAACGCGGGCGTGGACTTCTTCATGTCCGACTCGGTGAGCGTGGGCTTGCGGGCGCAGTACAACTTCTACATCGCCCTCAACGAGAAGACGCAGAACTCGCTGACGCTGTCTGCGGGCGTGGCGGCGTACTTCTAG
- a CDS encoding bifunctional metallophosphatase/5'-nucleotidase has product MNSTPCYRFRPSRQSRLSGVLVLALGALAGCEKSSPPPAAPATEQPDAASAKPAVPSEVTLLVTGGTFGQLQPVEGKGGAAELLGQWVNNEKHCPGPVKDGQATCADSGTLALATGDHWNGPALSSFFLGAPTAEVMGRMGYAASAMGNHELAFGKEAFLKNRASGGFPFLAANLRVKDPALAGDMSLPAFQVFDRRGLKIGVVGLASEKTVRTAMAGRAEGLEVTGYEEALSSAIPEARKAGADTVVVVADTCVTELQPVVAKHPEWKLALVAGGRCPAQVYSKENGTIFASLDRGFSKYLSAHITFDPAKPAGEKVTQFEGKLVDVAGGTPDAETAQLVAKWKAQLDEVLGQQIGFTKTGITQASPQMAKWVAGAVRESLGTDAAILNKGGIRGDLPAGAVTRGSIYTVMPFENSLLVVKLKGEDLAKQLANPNALISGFTAAGKGKFKDAKGKALDPAKEYTVATVEYLYFGGDGFEFEKLAPEPTETGMAWQTPVVDWTKQLDSNEKKPLEKQLK; this is encoded by the coding sequence GTGAACTCGACCCCCTGCTACCGCTTCCGTCCCTCCCGCCAGTCGCGCCTGTCCGGCGTGCTGGTCCTCGCGCTCGGCGCTCTGGCCGGCTGCGAGAAGAGCAGTCCCCCTCCCGCCGCGCCCGCGACCGAACAGCCGGACGCCGCTTCCGCGAAGCCCGCCGTGCCCAGCGAAGTCACGCTGCTGGTCACCGGTGGAACGTTCGGCCAGCTCCAGCCCGTCGAGGGCAAGGGCGGCGCCGCCGAGCTGCTCGGGCAATGGGTGAACAACGAGAAGCACTGTCCGGGCCCCGTCAAGGATGGCCAGGCCACGTGCGCGGACTCGGGCACCCTGGCGCTCGCCACCGGCGACCACTGGAACGGGCCGGCCCTGTCGTCCTTCTTCCTGGGCGCCCCCACGGCCGAGGTCATGGGCCGCATGGGCTACGCCGCCTCCGCCATGGGCAACCACGAGCTGGCGTTCGGCAAGGAGGCCTTCCTCAAGAACCGCGCCTCCGGCGGCTTCCCGTTCCTCGCGGCCAACCTGCGCGTGAAGGACCCGGCGCTCGCGGGGGACATGTCCCTGCCCGCGTTCCAGGTGTTCGACCGCCGCGGCCTGAAGATCGGCGTCGTGGGCCTGGCCTCCGAGAAGACCGTGCGCACGGCGATGGCCGGCCGCGCCGAGGGGCTCGAGGTCACCGGCTACGAGGAGGCGCTCTCCAGCGCCATCCCCGAGGCCCGCAAGGCGGGCGCGGACACCGTCGTCGTCGTCGCCGACACCTGCGTCACCGAGCTGCAGCCGGTGGTGGCCAAGCACCCCGAGTGGAAGCTGGCGCTCGTGGCCGGCGGCCGCTGCCCCGCGCAGGTGTACTCGAAGGAGAACGGCACCATCTTCGCGTCGCTGGACCGCGGCTTCTCCAAGTACCTGAGCGCGCACATCACCTTCGACCCGGCGAAGCCCGCGGGCGAGAAGGTCACCCAGTTCGAGGGCAAGCTCGTCGACGTGGCCGGTGGAACGCCCGACGCCGAGACGGCGCAGCTGGTCGCCAAGTGGAAGGCGCAGCTCGACGAGGTGCTGGGCCAGCAGATCGGCTTCACCAAGACGGGCATCACCCAGGCCTCGCCGCAGATGGCGAAGTGGGTGGCGGGCGCGGTGCGTGAGTCGCTCGGCACGGACGCGGCCATCCTCAACAAGGGCGGCATCCGCGGCGACCTGCCGGCGGGCGCGGTGACTCGCGGCAGCATCTACACGGTGATGCCGTTCGAGAACTCGCTGCTCGTCGTGAAGCTCAAGGGCGAGGACCTGGCCAAGCAGCTGGCCAACCCCAACGCGCTCATCTCCGGCTTCACCGCCGCCGGGAAGGGCAAGTTCAAGGACGCCAAGGGCAAGGCGCTGGACCCCGCGAAGGAGTACACGGTCGCCACGGTCGAGTACCTGTACTTCGGTGGCGACGGCTTCGAGTTCGAGAAGCTGGCCCCCGAGCCCACCGAGACGGGCATGGCGTGGCAGACGCCCGTGGTGGACTGGACCAAGCAGCTCGACTCCAACGAGAAGAAGCCGCTGGAGAAGCAGCTGAAGTAA
- a CDS encoding tetratricopeptide repeat protein encodes MRLARLVTTVSLVCVLPLAGCLSTPPPHERALINNELCAQELHNQNLVKAEVYCDLGLEFSPQYADLWANKGIIAMMSGRKEDAKKHFIKALRYNQEHLQSYQNLGYLYAEEGAYGKAHDNYRRALKVNPDNLDTRYSLAVTMMKMKKYTEAKKEFRTLLAINPNLAAAHHSMGIIAFEEDQYEEAAEHLAQSAATDPNNPDVWHDYGNTLMELGRFVDAREAFANCIQLDAKLTSCVNNLALAQRKAALTDAGLREVKDTQQAENSAPALYTLARTFREKGLLAEEETTYKKCVKLEGKYAPCHFGLFELFQDANKHEHAEVACKNFLKYATSEEFPTEYQTCEKYLSNATF; translated from the coding sequence ATGCGCCTTGCCCGCCTCGTCACCACGGTCTCCCTGGTCTGCGTGCTTCCACTCGCCGGCTGTCTCTCCACGCCGCCGCCCCACGAACGCGCGCTCATCAACAACGAGCTGTGCGCCCAGGAGCTGCACAACCAGAACCTGGTGAAGGCGGAGGTCTACTGCGACCTGGGCCTGGAGTTCTCCCCCCAGTACGCGGACCTGTGGGCCAACAAGGGCATCATCGCGATGATGTCCGGCCGCAAGGAGGACGCGAAGAAGCACTTCATCAAGGCGCTTCGCTACAACCAGGAGCACCTCCAGTCCTACCAGAACCTGGGCTACCTCTACGCGGAGGAGGGCGCCTACGGGAAGGCGCACGACAACTACCGTCGCGCCCTGAAGGTGAACCCGGACAACCTGGACACGCGCTACAGCCTCGCGGTCACGATGATGAAGATGAAGAAGTACACGGAGGCGAAGAAGGAGTTCCGCACCCTGCTCGCCATCAATCCGAACCTGGCCGCCGCCCACCACTCGATGGGCATCATCGCCTTCGAGGAGGACCAGTACGAGGAGGCCGCGGAGCACCTGGCCCAGTCGGCGGCGACGGACCCGAACAACCCGGACGTCTGGCACGACTACGGCAACACGCTGATGGAGCTGGGGCGCTTCGTCGACGCGCGCGAGGCCTTCGCCAACTGCATCCAGTTGGACGCCAAGCTGACCAGCTGCGTCAACAACCTCGCCCTGGCCCAGCGCAAGGCGGCGCTCACGGACGCCGGTCTGCGCGAGGTCAAGGACACCCAGCAGGCGGAGAACTCCGCCCCCGCGCTCTACACCCTCGCCCGCACCTTCCGCGAGAAGGGGCTTCTGGCCGAGGAGGAGACCACTTACAAGAAGTGCGTGAAGCTGGAAGGGAAGTACGCCCCCTGCCACTTCGGCCTCTTCGAGCTCTTCCAGGACGCCAACAAGCACGAGCACGCCGAGGT
- a CDS encoding RDD family protein, which translates to MLPRMPGEPARLPAVTTATDTLLDGTHTVLTPEYVEFRFTLAGLYSRFLAWLLDSVIVVVISLAVILGLSLVMAAFPGVASALGIVVYFLVDWGYGITLETLWSGQTVGKRALSLRVIQESGVRIGFYHAALRNLARPVDRLPLLYLVGGVTALVSGSQQRLGDMLAGTIVVRERRLKVPSAINASGEEGLLADPLFVSRVKRLSTEERELVLTAVLRRDELRMEARLRLFAALGARLQDALAMEKPAHLSDEKWTLLVAAALLPNARSTPPRPQTASASSASSR; encoded by the coding sequence ATGCTCCCCCGCATGCCCGGAGAGCCGGCTAGACTGCCCGCCGTGACGACGGCCACCGACACCTTGCTGGACGGCACCCACACGGTGCTCACACCGGAGTACGTGGAGTTCCGCTTCACGCTGGCGGGCCTGTACTCGCGCTTCCTGGCGTGGCTGCTGGACTCGGTCATCGTCGTGGTCATCAGCCTGGCGGTCATCCTGGGGCTGAGCCTGGTCATGGCCGCCTTCCCCGGCGTCGCGAGCGCCCTGGGCATCGTCGTCTACTTCCTGGTGGACTGGGGCTACGGCATCACCCTGGAGACGCTCTGGAGCGGCCAGACGGTGGGCAAGCGCGCCCTGTCCCTGCGGGTCATCCAGGAGAGCGGCGTGCGCATCGGCTTCTACCACGCGGCGCTGCGCAACCTGGCCCGTCCCGTGGACCGCCTCCCCCTGCTCTACCTGGTGGGTGGCGTGACGGCCCTCGTCTCCGGCTCGCAGCAGCGACTGGGGGACATGCTCGCCGGCACCATCGTCGTGCGCGAGCGGCGGCTCAAGGTGCCCTCCGCCATCAACGCCTCCGGCGAGGAGGGCCTGCTGGCGGATCCGCTCTTCGTCTCGCGCGTGAAGCGGCTGTCCACGGAGGAGCGGGAGCTGGTGCTCACCGCCGTCCTCCGCCGGGACGAGCTGCGCATGGAGGCCCGCCTGCGCCTGTTCGCCGCGCTCGGAGCGCGGCTGCAGGACGCGCTGGCCATGGAGAAGCCGGCCCACCTCTCCGACGAGAAATGGACGCTGCTCGTCGCCGCGGCCCTCCTGCCCAACGCTAGAAGTACGCCGCCACGCCCGCAGACAGCGTCAGCGAGTTCTGCGTCTTCTCGTTGA
- a CDS encoding inorganic diphosphatase produces the protein MLLLPPLPALPEVLIECPRFSFVKRRADGSVDFVSPVPCPYNYGSIPGLVADDGDPLDAVVLGARLARGQRVRLPVVGVLGFVDSGKGDPKVIFGAAPMSAAERAGLESFFRVYALFKRGLHLVRGNDTDTRFTGWLPVPSSVSSTS, from the coding sequence GTGCTGCTCCTGCCCCCACTGCCGGCCCTGCCCGAGGTCCTCATCGAGTGCCCCCGCTTCTCGTTCGTGAAGCGGCGCGCGGATGGCTCGGTGGACTTCGTGTCGCCGGTGCCGTGTCCGTACAACTACGGCAGCATCCCGGGGCTCGTGGCGGATGATGGAGATCCGCTCGACGCGGTGGTGCTGGGCGCGCGGCTCGCTCGCGGGCAGCGGGTGCGGCTGCCGGTGGTGGGGGTGCTCGGCTTCGTCGACTCGGGCAAGGGCGACCCGAAGGTGATTTTCGGCGCGGCCCCGATGAGCGCCGCCGAGCGCGCCGGGCTGGAGTCCTTCTTCCGCGTCTACGCGCTCTTCAAGCGGGGCCTGCACCTCGTGCGCGGCAACGACACGGACACCCGCTTCACGGGGTGGCTGCCGGTGCCGTCATCCGTG
- a CDS encoding cyclic nucleotide-binding domain-containing protein: MPPSATSSWNRRLLPAAAFQFALIAGVTQLKTAANALVLSRFDSQALPYLYLLGALITAALTVLPRFKPGSPFESPGVLTGLGGVVSMGLAVALSVGVSTSALALYLFADTFSTFVSFRFWARMASAFDAREARRAFTALNGFAMGGGIVGGLLVQGLAERLGTPAMVVSGGLGLLVAGAIFHHLYRGEPPPPPRGRPAPTSFMAFSYLAESPYAQVLAALGISFAVLSSFVDYLFRIRLEGQLSEDALAALFGSLQLWIGLFCVAFQLLLTQRLLKRLGLLRYVALVPLVLAPLAGATLVTPDLWPVHLLRLVETAVSYSILPVGIQLLYAAVPDDQREGLRAAVDGLLRKSGVVVAGLLLIGAGRAATGMSMAVAVVAMCAALALLLVRLKPAYVAALGEQVGAHEEEEVELEGEEEQRLLTEALSAPMPDRVLRAVDLMEQAEVSLRQHLPALLRHPHERVLERGVALALELEARELAPVLERLVEEGPRRPRDQAVWALARLSPERAERLLPALLNHPDVGLRCAAIGALVKSTGSAAALSSLEELLARGEGAPVMERREVAKLLGRLQDARFAGPLARYLDDGDTTVRRVTLAAVGEGGYVELAPRLLPFLTWREERKTAREALIALGDAVTPLVEEHLNNKKAPLAMRLQLPRVLRGIGTPAALDALLFSNVRDDASLHFRIGAQLSRLRDEHPEHPVDVDRVREALGRRRDTYRALVGAYRDVRAALGDGSLLTRAVGDRLDQALELSFFLLGLLDSSHRMRGIHYNLVGQDARRRALALELLDNLLSEEDRELVMEQVEAHHRELPPGASGRLWRRLAALVQSEDVVLRACARHIARVNGLDVLPQEGELSDRIVQRMFELEGVSVFSQSDVDDIAAIAAVAREGFFRAGERIYAQGDPGDALYVIVDGAIDAFHDGEHVLRFQGKQAFGEVSLLDGAPRPTDMVAAVDTRVLIIDRRDFLDLLADRPELLTGFFRAVSLQLQALIALPDSRETGERLEMTAPAAPTAPPLPTGPAPEGSEPPTTEKRTRGGDA, from the coding sequence GTGCCCCCCTCCGCCACCTCATCCTGGAACCGCCGCCTCTTGCCGGCGGCCGCCTTTCAGTTCGCGCTCATCGCAGGGGTGACGCAGCTCAAGACGGCGGCCAACGCGCTGGTGTTGTCGCGTTTCGACTCGCAGGCGCTGCCCTACCTGTACCTGTTGGGCGCGCTCATCACCGCGGCGCTGACGGTGCTGCCGCGCTTCAAGCCCGGCTCGCCGTTCGAGTCGCCGGGGGTGCTGACGGGGCTGGGCGGCGTGGTGTCGATGGGGCTGGCGGTGGCGCTGTCGGTGGGGGTGAGCACCTCGGCGCTGGCGCTGTACCTGTTCGCGGACACGTTCTCCACGTTCGTGTCGTTCCGGTTCTGGGCGCGCATGGCGTCCGCCTTCGATGCGCGCGAGGCCCGGCGCGCCTTCACCGCGCTCAATGGCTTCGCCATGGGCGGCGGCATCGTCGGAGGTCTGCTGGTCCAGGGGCTGGCGGAGCGGCTGGGCACGCCGGCCATGGTGGTGAGTGGCGGGCTGGGGCTGTTGGTCGCGGGCGCCATCTTCCACCACCTGTATCGCGGTGAGCCGCCGCCTCCGCCCAGGGGGCGTCCGGCGCCCACGTCGTTCATGGCGTTCAGCTACCTGGCGGAGAGCCCCTACGCGCAGGTGCTCGCGGCGCTGGGCATCTCGTTCGCGGTGCTGTCGTCCTTCGTCGACTACCTGTTCCGCATCCGGCTGGAGGGCCAGCTCAGCGAGGACGCGCTGGCGGCGCTCTTCGGCTCGCTGCAGCTGTGGATTGGTCTGTTCTGCGTCGCGTTCCAGCTGCTGTTGACGCAGCGGCTGCTCAAGCGCCTGGGGCTGCTGCGCTACGTGGCGCTGGTGCCGCTGGTGCTCGCGCCGTTGGCGGGCGCGACGCTGGTGACGCCCGACCTGTGGCCGGTGCACCTGTTGCGGCTGGTGGAGACGGCGGTGAGCTACTCCATCCTGCCGGTGGGCATCCAGCTGCTCTACGCGGCGGTGCCGGATGACCAGCGCGAGGGGCTGCGCGCGGCGGTGGATGGGCTGCTGCGCAAGAGCGGCGTGGTGGTGGCCGGCCTGCTGCTCATCGGCGCGGGGCGCGCCGCCACGGGCATGTCGATGGCGGTGGCCGTGGTGGCCATGTGCGCGGCGCTCGCGTTGCTGCTGGTGCGGCTCAAGCCCGCCTACGTCGCGGCGCTGGGTGAGCAGGTGGGCGCGCACGAGGAAGAGGAGGTGGAGCTGGAGGGGGAGGAGGAGCAGCGCCTGCTGACCGAGGCGTTGTCGGCTCCCATGCCGGACCGCGTGCTCCGCGCCGTGGACCTGATGGAGCAGGCCGAGGTGTCGCTGCGTCAGCACCTGCCGGCCCTGCTGCGGCATCCCCACGAGCGCGTGCTGGAGCGGGGCGTGGCCCTGGCGCTGGAGCTGGAGGCGCGCGAGCTGGCGCCCGTGCTGGAGCGACTGGTGGAGGAGGGGCCTCGTCGGCCTCGGGACCAGGCCGTGTGGGCGCTGGCGCGGTTGTCTCCGGAGCGGGCGGAGCGGCTGTTGCCGGCGCTGCTCAATCATCCGGATGTGGGGCTGCGGTGCGCGGCCATCGGCGCCCTGGTGAAGTCGACGGGGAGCGCGGCGGCGCTGTCGTCGCTGGAGGAGCTGCTCGCGCGCGGTGAAGGGGCTCCGGTGATGGAGCGCCGCGAGGTGGCGAAGCTCCTGGGGCGGCTCCAGGACGCGCGCTTCGCGGGGCCGCTCGCGCGGTATCTCGATGATGGGGACACCACCGTGCGGCGCGTGACGCTGGCCGCGGTGGGGGAGGGCGGGTACGTGGAGCTCGCGCCCCGGCTGCTGCCCTTCCTCACGTGGCGCGAGGAGCGCAAGACGGCCCGCGAGGCGCTCATCGCGTTGGGTGACGCGGTGACGCCGCTGGTGGAGGAGCACCTCAACAACAAGAAGGCTCCGCTGGCGATGCGGCTGCAGCTGCCTCGCGTGCTTCGGGGCATCGGGACGCCCGCGGCGCTGGACGCGCTGCTGTTCTCCAACGTGCGGGATGATGCCTCGCTGCACTTCCGCATCGGCGCGCAGCTGTCGCGGCTTCGCGACGAGCACCCCGAGCATCCGGTGGATGTGGACCGCGTGCGCGAGGCGCTGGGCCGTCGACGGGACACGTATCGGGCGCTGGTGGGGGCCTATCGCGACGTGCGCGCGGCGCTGGGGGATGGCTCGCTGCTCACCCGCGCGGTGGGCGACCGGCTGGACCAGGCGCTCGAGCTGTCGTTCTTCCTGCTGGGGTTGTTGGACTCGTCGCACCGCATGCGCGGCATCCACTACAACCTGGTGGGGCAGGATGCGCGGCGGCGGGCGCTGGCGTTGGAGTTGTTGGACAACCTGCTCTCCGAGGAGGACCGGGAGCTGGTGATGGAGCAGGTGGAGGCGCACCACCGGGAGCTGCCTCCCGGGGCGTCGGGCCGGTTGTGGCGCAGGCTGGCGGCGCTGGTGCAGAGCGAGGACGTGGTGCTGCGCGCGTGCGCCCGCCACATCGCGCGGGTGAACGGGCTGGACGTGCTCCCGCAGGAGGGTGAATTGAGCGACCGCATTGTCCAACGGATGTTCGAGCTGGAGGGCGTGAGCGTCTTCTCCCAGAGCGACGTGGATGACATCGCGGCCATCGCCGCGGTGGCCCGAGAGGGTTTCTTCCGCGCCGGTGAGCGCATCTACGCGCAAGGCGACCCAGGCGACGCGCTCTACGTCATCGTCGACGGCGCCATCGACGCGTTCCATGACGGCGAGCACGTGCTGCGCTTCCAGGGCAAGCAGGCCTTCGGCGAGGTGAGCCTGCTGGACGGAGCGCCGCGCCCCACGGACATGGTGGCCGCGGTGGATACGCGGGTGCTCATCATCGACCGACGTGACTTCCTGGACCTGCTCGCGGACCGGCCCGAGCTGCTCACGGGGTTCTTCCGCGCCGTGAGTCTGCAGCTCCAGGCGCTCATCGCGCTGCCGGACTCGCGCGAGACGGGCGAGCGGCTGGAGATGACCGCGCCCGCGGCGCCCACCGCGCCGCCACTTCCCACGGGGCCTGCTCCCGAGGGTTCGGAGCCGCCGACGACGGAGAAGCGCACCCGGGGCGGCGACGCCTGA